One Streptomyces fagopyri DNA window includes the following coding sequences:
- a CDS encoding sugar phosphate isomerase/epimerase family protein, whose protein sequence is MAEPVVRIPDAKVALSTASVYPESTATAFEIAARLGYDGVEVMVWTDPVSQDIDALRRLSDHHRIPILAVHAPCLLITQRVWSTDPWTKLQRAQAAAEKLGASTVVVHPPFRWQRQYVRDFISGMWRMANETDVRFAVENMYPWRYRDREMLAYAPDWDVTKDDYRHYTIDLSHTATARTDALEMIDRMGDRLGHVHLADGNGSNKDEHLVPGRGTQPCAELLESLALGGFDGHVVIEVNTRRAMSSAEREADLAEALAFTRLHLASAVKVPRR, encoded by the coding sequence GTGGCAGAACCAGTGGTGCGCATCCCGGATGCGAAGGTCGCGCTGTCCACGGCGTCCGTGTATCCGGAGTCGACGGCGACGGCCTTCGAGATCGCGGCGCGCCTCGGTTACGACGGCGTCGAGGTCATGGTGTGGACCGACCCCGTCAGCCAGGACATCGACGCCCTGCGGCGGCTCTCCGACCACCACCGGATCCCGATCCTCGCCGTCCACGCCCCCTGCCTGCTCATCACCCAGCGCGTCTGGTCCACCGACCCCTGGACCAAACTCCAGCGCGCCCAGGCGGCCGCAGAGAAGCTCGGCGCGAGCACCGTGGTCGTGCACCCCCCCTTCCGCTGGCAGCGCCAGTACGTGCGCGACTTCATCTCCGGCATGTGGCGCATGGCGAACGAGACGGACGTACGCTTCGCCGTCGAAAACATGTACCCCTGGCGCTATCGCGACCGCGAGATGCTCGCGTACGCCCCCGACTGGGACGTCACGAAGGACGACTACCGTCACTACACGATCGATCTCAGCCACACCGCGACCGCCCGCACGGACGCCCTGGAGATGATCGACCGCATGGGCGACCGCCTCGGCCACGTCCACCTCGCCGACGGCAACGGATCCAACAAGGACGAGCACCTGGTCCCGGGCCGCGGCACCCAGCCCTGCGCCGAGCTGCTGGAGAGCCTCGCGCTCGGCGGCTTCGACGGCCACGTCGTCATCGAGGTCAACACCCGCCGCGCGATGTCCAGTGCCGAACGCGAGGCGGACCTCGCCGAGGCCCTCGCCTTCACCCGCCTGCACCTCGCATCCGCCGTCAAGGTGCCGCGCCGGTGA
- the ilvD gene encoding dihydroxy-acid dehydratase: protein MPELRSRTVTHGRNMAGARALMRASGVPGADIGRKPIIAVANSFTEFVPGHTHLQPVGRIVSEAITAAGGIAREFNTIAVDDGIAMGHGGMLYSLPSRDLIADSVEYMVEAHCADALICISNCDKITPGMLMAALRLNIPTVFVSGGPMESGRATLVDGTVRTLDLVDAISDAVNDKISDEDILRIEENACPTCGSCSGMFTANSMNCLTEAIGLSLPGNGSVLATHTARKGLYEDAARTVVDITRRYYDQDDESVLPRNIATHAAFENAMALDIAMGGSTNTILHLLAAAQEAGVPFGLDEINDVSRHVPCLAKVAPNVAKDRTYYMEDVHRAGGIPALLGELHRAGLLNEDVHSVHSPSLSDWLKTWDVRAGSPSPEAIELWHAAPGGVRSSEAFSQSERWLALDEDAEGGCIRSAEHAYSKDGGLAVLKGNLAVDGCVVKTAGVDESIWTFEGPAVVCESQEEAVDKILKKEITHGDVVVIRYEGPKGGPGMQEMLYPTSFLKGRGLGKTCALITDGRFSGGTSGLSIGHASPEAASGGTIALVRDGDRIRIDIPGRSIELLVTDEELAARRDALNGVYAPANRERKVSAALRAYAAMATSADKGAVRDVSKLG from the coding sequence ATGCCCGAACTGAGGTCCCGCACAGTCACCCACGGCCGCAACATGGCGGGCGCACGCGCCCTTATGCGTGCCTCCGGTGTACCGGGCGCGGACATCGGACGGAAGCCGATCATCGCGGTCGCCAACTCCTTCACGGAGTTCGTGCCGGGTCACACCCACCTCCAGCCGGTCGGCCGGATCGTCAGTGAGGCCATCACGGCCGCCGGGGGCATCGCGCGGGAGTTCAACACCATCGCGGTCGACGACGGCATCGCGATGGGACACGGCGGCATGCTGTACTCGCTGCCCTCCCGCGACCTGATCGCCGACTCGGTCGAGTACATGGTGGAGGCCCACTGCGCCGACGCCCTGATCTGCATCTCGAACTGCGACAAGATCACACCCGGCATGCTGATGGCGGCCCTGCGCCTGAACATCCCGACGGTCTTCGTCTCCGGCGGCCCGATGGAGTCCGGCCGCGCCACCCTGGTCGACGGCACGGTCCGCACCCTCGACCTGGTCGACGCGATCTCCGACGCGGTGAACGACAAGATCTCGGACGAGGACATCCTCCGTATCGAGGAGAACGCCTGTCCGACCTGCGGCTCCTGCTCCGGCATGTTCACCGCCAACTCCATGAACTGCCTGACCGAGGCCATCGGCCTCTCCCTCCCCGGCAACGGCTCGGTGCTCGCCACGCACACGGCCCGCAAGGGGCTCTACGAGGACGCGGCCCGCACGGTGGTCGACATCACGCGCCGGTACTACGACCAGGACGACGAGTCGGTCCTGCCGCGCAACATCGCCACGCACGCGGCGTTCGAGAACGCCATGGCCCTCGACATCGCCATGGGCGGCTCCACCAACACGATCCTGCACCTGCTGGCCGCCGCCCAGGAGGCGGGCGTCCCCTTCGGCCTGGACGAGATCAACGACGTCTCGCGCCATGTGCCCTGCCTGGCCAAGGTCGCCCCGAACGTCGCCAAGGACCGCACGTACTACATGGAGGACGTGCACCGCGCCGGCGGCATCCCCGCCCTGCTCGGCGAACTGCACCGCGCCGGTCTGCTCAACGAGGACGTCCACTCCGTCCACAGCCCGTCCCTCTCCGACTGGCTGAAGACGTGGGACGTGCGCGCCGGCTCCCCGTCCCCCGAGGCGATCGAACTGTGGCACGCGGCCCCCGGCGGCGTCCGCTCCTCCGAGGCCTTCTCCCAGTCCGAGCGCTGGCTGGCCCTGGACGAGGACGCCGAGGGCGGCTGCATCCGCTCCGCCGAGCACGCCTACTCCAAGGACGGCGGCCTCGCGGTCCTCAAGGGCAACCTGGCGGTGGACGGCTGTGTCGTGAAGACGGCCGGCGTCGACGAGTCCATCTGGACCTTCGAGGGCCCGGCGGTCGTCTGCGAGTCGCAGGAAGAGGCCGTCGACAAGATCCTCAAGAAGGAGATCACCCACGGCGACGTCGTGGTCATCCGCTACGAGGGTCCCAAGGGCGGCCCCGGTATGCAGGAGATGCTCTACCCGACCTCGTTCCTCAAGGGCCGCGGCCTCGGCAAGACCTGCGCCCTGATCACCGACGGCCGTTTCTCCGGCGGCACCTCGGGCCTGTCGATCGGCCACGCCTCCCCCGAGGCGGCCTCCGGCGGCACCATCGCCCTGGTCCGGGACGGCGACCGCATCCGCATCGACATCCCGGGCCGCTCGATCGAGCTCCTGGTCACCGACGAGGAGCTGGCCGCCCGCCGGGACGCCCTGAACGGCGTCTACGCCCCCGCGAACCGCGAGCGCAAGGTCTCGGCCGCGCTCCGCGCCTACGCCGCGATGGCGACCAGCGCGGACAAGGGCGCGGTCCGCGACGTCTCGAAGCTGGGCTGA
- a CDS encoding serine/threonine-protein kinase — MPPQRSAGTEPEAEHPMYAGQYLLEAQLGSGGMGVVHLARSASGLRLAVKVVHAEFSQDPEFRGRFKQEVAAARRVSGAFTAPVVDADPEAEHPWMATLFIPGPTLAEHVKRNGALGPGPLRRLMAGLAEGLRDIHRAGVVHRDLKPSNVLLADDGPKVIDFGISRPSDSELRTETGKLIGTPPFMAPEQFRRPREVGPAADVFALGSLIVHAATGSGPFDSDSPYLVAYQVVHDEPDLTGVPDELADLVARCLAKEPEDRPTPDELMTALKSVSASYDTQAFIPGQRGRRGLSGRGARAAQQDGPVPARAARPLVPAPQSGPDPDPDPTHRRDRAPHGDGPDPEDGRPRATGDEKVPERVSGRRWRLPVAAAASVLAAVVIGVLALHGGSDVRGPAKHTGGRSPADSFQPWDLRLGAHGVKAAGLPQCAYTPHELYCVRPGVLAASVDPADGRVLWSRGDTHRGNHRSSKPPVLSGGLLQVLSGDGLRLEALDPATGATRWSHDVARYSGRVTHAGGVVLLTGPDGEVTALDAATGEQKWRHTVPGQPVPQFVTYGDGVAYTVTTTGGGTRVDAVDPQTGSTRWHRRLDGTLNVVGAHDGVVWFSSIDSHQYTDAVVRYDSSARSVRRAALPVPLPSPQAVVRGDTVYLLADGGTLVAVDTRTSAQLWRAETSVSTASAPVVAGQRLYLTSADGRLLSVDATRGTLLGQTRARLGGSRGALIAAIPAPVAAGGKVYSSAPDGSLFAVDGSRPSTW; from the coding sequence ATGCCGCCACAGCGCAGCGCCGGAACCGAACCGGAAGCGGAACATCCGATGTACGCCGGGCAGTACCTGCTGGAGGCACAGCTCGGCTCCGGCGGCATGGGCGTCGTACATCTGGCGCGGTCCGCCTCGGGGTTGCGGCTCGCCGTCAAGGTCGTACACGCGGAGTTCTCGCAAGACCCCGAGTTCCGGGGGCGGTTCAAGCAGGAGGTGGCCGCGGCTCGGCGGGTCAGCGGTGCCTTCACCGCGCCCGTGGTCGACGCCGATCCCGAGGCCGAACACCCCTGGATGGCAACGCTCTTCATTCCCGGGCCCACTCTCGCCGAACACGTGAAGCGGAACGGCGCACTGGGTCCGGGTCCGTTGCGCCGGCTGATGGCCGGTCTCGCCGAGGGGCTGCGCGACATCCATCGGGCCGGTGTCGTGCACCGCGATCTCAAACCGAGCAACGTGCTGCTGGCCGACGACGGTCCGAAGGTGATCGACTTCGGCATCTCGCGGCCCTCCGACAGTGAACTGCGCACCGAGACGGGCAAATTGATCGGTACGCCGCCGTTCATGGCTCCGGAGCAGTTCCGCAGGCCGCGCGAGGTCGGACCGGCCGCCGATGTCTTCGCACTCGGCTCGCTGATCGTGCACGCGGCCACCGGGAGCGGCCCCTTCGACTCCGACAGTCCCTATCTCGTCGCCTATCAAGTCGTCCACGACGAGCCGGACTTGACCGGTGTTCCGGACGAGCTGGCCGATCTGGTCGCGCGCTGCCTCGCCAAGGAACCCGAGGACCGGCCCACACCGGACGAGCTGATGACGGCGCTGAAGTCGGTGTCGGCCTCGTACGACACCCAGGCGTTCATACCCGGCCAGCGCGGCCGGCGCGGTCTGAGCGGGCGGGGGGCGAGGGCCGCGCAGCAGGACGGTCCGGTGCCCGCGCGGGCCGCCCGTCCGCTGGTGCCCGCGCCGCAGTCCGGCCCTGATCCCGATCCCGACCCCACGCATCGACGGGATCGCGCGCCGCACGGCGACGGCCCGGACCCGGAGGACGGCCGTCCCCGGGCGACGGGCGACGAGAAGGTGCCCGAGAGGGTGTCCGGGCGGCGTTGGCGGCTGCCCGTCGCCGCCGCCGCGAGCGTGCTCGCCGCGGTGGTCATCGGCGTCCTCGCCCTTCATGGCGGCTCGGACGTCCGGGGCCCGGCGAAGCACACGGGCGGGCGGTCGCCAGCGGACTCCTTCCAGCCGTGGGACCTGCGTCTGGGAGCCCACGGCGTCAAGGCCGCCGGTCTGCCGCAGTGCGCCTACACACCGCACGAGTTGTACTGCGTGCGTCCGGGCGTCCTGGCCGCCTCGGTCGACCCGGCGGACGGGCGGGTGCTCTGGTCGCGCGGTGACACGCACCGCGGGAACCACCGCTCGTCGAAGCCACCGGTGCTGTCCGGCGGACTGCTGCAGGTCCTCAGCGGGGACGGCCTGCGCCTGGAGGCGCTGGATCCCGCCACCGGCGCGACCCGGTGGAGCCATGACGTCGCCCGGTACAGCGGCCGTGTCACGCATGCCGGCGGTGTCGTCCTGCTCACCGGGCCCGACGGCGAGGTCACCGCGCTGGACGCGGCGACCGGCGAGCAGAAGTGGCGGCACACCGTCCCCGGGCAGCCCGTGCCGCAGTTCGTCACCTACGGGGACGGCGTCGCCTACACGGTGACGACGACCGGGGGCGGCACACGGGTGGACGCCGTGGATCCGCAGACCGGCTCCACCCGCTGGCACCGACGACTGGACGGAACGCTGAACGTGGTGGGCGCCCATGACGGTGTGGTCTGGTTCAGCTCGATCGACAGCCACCAGTACACGGACGCCGTCGTGCGCTACGACTCCTCGGCCCGTTCCGTGCGCCGCGCCGCGCTGCCGGTCCCGCTGCCGTCGCCACAGGCCGTCGTGCGCGGCGACACCGTGTATCTGCTGGCCGACGGCGGCACGCTCGTCGCCGTCGACACCCGGACCTCGGCCCAGCTCTGGCGCGCGGAGACCTCGGTGAGCACGGCCTCGGCGCCGGTCGTCGCCGGGCAGCGGCTGTACCTCACCTCGGCGGACGGGCGGCTGCTCTCCGTCGACGCCACGCGGGGCACGCTGCTGGGGCAGACCAGGGCGCGGCTCGGGGGCTCCCGGGGCGCTCTGATCGCCGCGATTCCGGCGCCGGTCGCGGCCGGCGGCAAGGTGTACTCCTCCGCTCCCGACGGATCGCTCTTCGCGGTCGACGGGAGCCGTCCCTCCACCTGGTGA
- a CDS encoding TetR/AcrR family transcriptional regulator translates to MTDAAPRRRGRPSRTQTEAAPATRDRILDAAREEFSERGYEKTSVRGIAKAAGVDSALVHHYFGTKEQVFEAAIEVAFAPALAAPVAVEDGPLDGVGERLTRFIFGIWENPATRAPLLAIVRSAVNNETAAAVFRRLIAAQLLRRIAQQLDLPDAELRAELAAAQLVGVAMLRYVIRVEPLASADLEPIIARVAPVVQGHLTLP, encoded by the coding sequence GTGACGGACGCGGCCCCCCGCCGCCGGGGGCGTCCCTCCCGTACGCAGACGGAGGCGGCCCCCGCCACCCGCGACCGCATCCTCGACGCGGCCCGCGAGGAGTTCTCGGAGCGCGGCTACGAGAAGACGTCGGTCCGAGGCATCGCGAAGGCGGCCGGGGTCGACTCCGCCCTCGTGCACCACTACTTCGGCACCAAGGAACAGGTCTTCGAGGCGGCCATCGAGGTCGCCTTCGCCCCCGCCCTGGCGGCTCCCGTGGCGGTCGAGGACGGCCCCCTCGACGGTGTCGGTGAGCGCCTGACCCGCTTCATCTTCGGCATCTGGGAGAACCCGGCCACCCGCGCGCCCCTCCTGGCGATCGTCCGTTCCGCCGTGAACAACGAGACCGCCGCGGCCGTCTTCCGCCGGCTCATCGCCGCCCAGCTGCTGCGCCGCATCGCCCAGCAGCTCGACCTCCCCGACGCCGAGCTGCGCGCCGAGCTGGCCGCCGCCCAGCTGGTGGGGGTGGCGATGCTGCGTTACGTGATCAGGGTCGAGCCGCTGGCCTCGGCGGACCTGGAGCCGATCATCGCCCGGGTCGCCCCGGTGGTACAGGGCCATCTCACCCTTCCGTGA